The following are encoded in a window of Cydia splendana chromosome 6, ilCydSple1.2, whole genome shotgun sequence genomic DNA:
- the LOC134791408 gene encoding uncharacterized protein LOC134791408, which produces MASDIISSLQLDKNTTNRVIVAKEINGCDSSFITSCILGHCIKSKQAVLFIATHNSLLHYQNVGLKMNYNLQRHIDTGLVHFFKLDEELVNLLMANEEKSLENIFSSINQIVQTLRLNNNVVHIILDGVSHLFDMQYSLRDVNKFCNQLIQLNRGSIASFVLFHCNVAHEDDLTHVMANLLCHTAHTILEVRNLLSGLSADVSGHLTIKYPGHKFEDEHMNTIDMKPSRYLFKLFDRGVKLFAPGTI; this is translated from the coding sequence ATGGCGTCAGATATAATATCAAGTCTCCAGCTGGATAAAAATACGACCAACAGAGTGATTGTTGCTAAGGAAATCAATGGGTGTGACAGTTCATTTATTACTAGCTGCATTCTTGGTCACTGCATTAAAAGTAAACAGGCCGTCCTGTTCATAGCTACTCATAATTCTCTTCTCCATTATCAAAATGTAggactaaaaatgaattataactTACAAAGGCACATAGATACTGGCcttgtacatttttttaaattagatgAAGAACTTGTTAACCTTTTGATGGCCAATGAAGAAAAATCactagaaaatatattttcttctATAAATCAAATTGTACAAACTTTGAGGCTGAATAACAATGTAGTCCATATTATTTTGGACGGTGTTTCTCATTTGTTTGACATGCAGTACAGTCTTAGAGATGTCAACAAGTTTTGCAATCAATTAATACAGTTAAATAGAGGTAGCATAgcttcatttgttttatttcactGTAATGTAGCACATGAAGATGACTTGACTCATGTAATGGCGAACCTCCTTTGCCACACAGCCCATACAATTCTGGAAGTCAGAAACCTTTTGTCAGGCTTGAGTGCTGACGTGTCTGGACACTTAACCATTAAGTATCCAGGTCACAAGTTTGAAGATGAACACATGAACACAATTGACATGAAGCCTTCTCGGTATTTATTCAAACTATTTGACAGAGGTGTTAAACTGTTTGCTCCGGGCACCATATAA